One Mixta gaviniae genomic window carries:
- a CDS encoding GNAT family N-acetyltransferase → MSLSFLASLNAVSAADWDSLLPDNQPFLRHAFLSALEESSSVGAESGWQPAHLAWFEQGQLRAALPGYSKSHSWGEYVFDHSWADACRRAGIRYYPKWLGAVPFSPVSGPRLLGDTQALTALLEALPESLARHGFSGAHINFTDARADALLATQPGWLERLGCQYHWHNPGYRDFQDFLDTLMSRKRKQIRKERAQVAENGITFHGFSGGELSEAQWDFVYTCYANTYAVRGQLPYLTRDFFSLLAERMPAAIHVVFAQREAQPVAMAFSLLSEDTLYGRYWGCLAEFDRLHFETCFWQGMEFAIARGLRRFDAGAQGEHKLVRGFEPTLTRSWHTLRHEGLQQAVADFLQQEREGVRAWAEEARESLPYRRGEQSAQ, encoded by the coding sequence ATGTCGCTCTCCTTTCTCGCTTCGCTTAACGCCGTTTCCGCCGCCGACTGGGACAGCCTGCTGCCCGATAACCAACCATTTTTGCGTCACGCCTTTCTCAGCGCGCTGGAAGAGAGCAGCAGCGTCGGCGCGGAAAGCGGCTGGCAGCCCGCGCATCTCGCCTGGTTCGAACAGGGACAGCTGCGCGCCGCGCTGCCCGGCTACAGCAAAAGCCACTCCTGGGGCGAATATGTCTTCGATCACAGCTGGGCGGACGCCTGCCGCCGCGCCGGCATCCGTTACTATCCGAAATGGCTGGGCGCGGTGCCGTTCAGTCCGGTCAGCGGGCCGCGTCTGCTGGGCGACACGCAGGCGCTGACAGCGCTGCTGGAAGCGCTGCCGGAGAGCCTGGCGCGGCATGGCTTTTCCGGCGCCCATATCAATTTCACCGACGCGCGCGCCGATGCGCTGCTGGCGACGCAGCCCGGCTGGCTGGAGCGCCTCGGCTGTCAGTATCACTGGCACAATCCCGGCTACCGCGACTTTCAGGATTTCCTTGATACGCTGATGTCGCGCAAGCGCAAGCAGATCCGTAAAGAGCGCGCGCAGGTGGCGGAAAACGGCATTACCTTTCACGGTTTTAGCGGCGGCGAGCTGAGCGAGGCGCAGTGGGATTTTGTCTACACCTGTTACGCCAACACCTACGCGGTGCGCGGCCAGCTGCCCTATCTGACGCGGGATTTCTTCAGCCTGCTGGCGGAGCGGATGCCAGCGGCGATCCATGTGGTTTTCGCCCAGCGCGAGGCGCAGCCGGTGGCGATGGCTTTTAGCCTGCTCAGCGAGGATACGCTTTACGGACGTTACTGGGGCTGTCTGGCGGAGTTCGATCGGCTGCATTTTGAAACCTGCTTCTGGCAGGGGATGGAGTTCGCCATCGCGCGCGGGCTGCGCCGTTTCGACGCGGGCGCGCAGGGGGAACATAAGCTGGTGCGCGGCTTTGAGCCGACCCTTACCCGCTCATGGCATACCCTGCGCCACGAAGGGCTGCAGCAAGCGGTGGCGGACTTTCTGCAGCAGGAGCGGGAAGGCGTGCGCGCCTGGGCGGAGGAAGCGCGCGAATCGCTTCCCTACCGCCGGGGCGAACAATCGGCTCAGTAA
- a CDS encoding TonB-dependent siderophore receptor: protein MKIIDTPQNVTVVPQPFLDDRDAQDIDEALGYVSGITQSNTLGGTQDAIIKRGFGDNRDGSILRDGVRSIQARNFTPTSERVEVLKGPSSMLYGMNEPGGLINVISKKPQLTPRVHLEGRHSSFGGGGGQLDVTGPLGTTGFAGRLIVDHEETDYWRNFGRQRQTVIAPSLMWYGESTTVRVAWEHMEYLTPFDRGTVIDPRSGKPVDVPRERRFDEHYNATRGDQDTLSFQLDQTLNDRWRSQLTWAFSRNTYSDNQARATAFNAETGVLTRQADATVDAQSRSQMVQLTLNGDVDWGRVNHQLLFGFDYEADRTFRGDMIRGTKDKSFNVYQPVYDQMPASTAVSAKDSDQRENIDSRGWFMQDAMRLNDSWLLIGGLRYDSFDVMSGKGRPFNTNTDSSDSRLVPRAGVVYNLNSWSSLYASYTESFKPNSSIATQIDALPPELGKAYEVGAKIDLPGRVTGTLALYDIHKRNVMVSELVDGESVTRTAGKVRSQGVELDLAGSLTRTLSLVGSYAYTDARVTADPENRGNALTNVARHTAALFLTNDFGATGLLPADDLRAGIGARYVGRRPGDAANSFYLDDYTVADAFVAWTTPVDSYRVKWQVNVKNLFDSSWYPSSGNNLRVTVGEPREVVLKASVDF from the coding sequence ATGAAAATCATCGATACGCCGCAAAACGTCACCGTGGTGCCGCAGCCGTTCCTTGATGACCGCGACGCCCAGGATATTGATGAGGCGCTGGGTTACGTCAGCGGCATCACCCAGTCCAACACCCTCGGCGGCACGCAGGACGCGATTATCAAACGCGGCTTCGGCGACAACCGCGACGGCTCGATCCTGCGCGACGGCGTGCGTTCGATCCAGGCGCGCAACTTTACCCCCACCAGCGAGCGCGTCGAGGTGCTGAAAGGCCCCTCCTCGATGCTGTACGGCATGAACGAGCCGGGCGGCCTGATTAACGTCATCAGCAAAAAGCCGCAGCTGACGCCGCGCGTACATCTCGAAGGACGCCACAGCAGCTTCGGCGGCGGCGGCGGCCAGCTCGATGTCACCGGCCCGCTCGGCACCACCGGCTTTGCCGGCAGGCTGATCGTCGACCATGAAGAGACTGACTACTGGCGCAACTTCGGCCGCCAGCGGCAGACGGTGATCGCGCCTTCCTTAATGTGGTATGGCGAATCGACCACCGTGCGCGTCGCCTGGGAGCATATGGAGTACCTCACGCCGTTCGATCGCGGTACGGTCATCGACCCGCGCAGCGGCAAGCCGGTCGATGTTCCGCGCGAACGCCGCTTTGACGAGCATTACAACGCCACGCGCGGCGATCAGGATACCCTGAGCTTCCAGCTTGACCAGACGCTGAACGATCGCTGGCGCTCGCAGCTGACCTGGGCCTTCAGCCGCAACACCTACAGCGATAATCAGGCGCGCGCCACCGCCTTCAACGCCGAAACCGGCGTGCTGACGCGCCAGGCGGACGCCACCGTCGATGCTCAGAGCCGCTCGCAGATGGTACAGCTGACGCTGAACGGCGACGTCGACTGGGGACGCGTCAATCATCAGCTGCTGTTCGGCTTCGATTACGAAGCGGATCGCACGTTCCGCGGCGATATGATCCGCGGCACGAAAGATAAAAGCTTCAACGTTTATCAGCCGGTTTACGACCAGATGCCCGCCTCGACCGCCGTCAGCGCCAAAGACAGCGACCAGCGCGAGAATATCGACAGCCGCGGCTGGTTTATGCAGGATGCGATGCGCCTGAACGACAGCTGGCTGCTGATCGGCGGCCTGCGCTACGACAGCTTCGATGTGATGTCCGGCAAGGGCCGTCCGTTCAACACCAACACCGACAGTTCAGACAGCCGCCTGGTGCCGCGCGCCGGTGTGGTGTACAACCTCAACAGCTGGTCGAGCCTCTACGCCAGCTACACCGAATCCTTTAAGCCGAACAGTTCTATCGCCACGCAGATCGACGCGCTGCCGCCGGAGCTGGGCAAAGCTTATGAGGTAGGCGCGAAGATCGACCTGCCCGGCCGCGTCACCGGCACCCTGGCGCTGTATGACATTCACAAACGCAACGTGATGGTCAGCGAACTGGTGGATGGCGAAAGCGTCACGCGCACCGCCGGCAAGGTGCGTTCGCAGGGCGTTGAGCTGGATCTGGCGGGCAGTCTGACGCGCACGCTGAGCCTGGTAGGCAGCTACGCCTACACCGACGCGCGCGTCACCGCCGATCCGGAAAACCGCGGTAACGCGCTGACCAACGTGGCGCGTCATACGGCGGCGCTGTTCCTGACCAATGATTTCGGCGCGACCGGCCTGCTGCCGGCGGATGACCTGCGCGCCGGCATCGGCGCGCGCTACGTCGGCCGTCGCCCCGGCGACGCCGCCAACAGCTTCTATCTTGACGACTATACCGTCGCCGACGCCTTCGTCGCCTGGACCACGCCGGTTGATAGCTATCGCGTGAAGTGGCAGGTCAACGTCAAAAACCTGTTCGACAGCAGCTGGTACCCCTCCAGCGGCAACAATCTGCGCGTTACCGTCGGCGAACCGCGCGAAGTGGTGTTGAAAGCCAGCGTCGATTTCTGA
- a CDS encoding ABC transporter substrate-binding protein — protein MRKLLLLLLLFSHSLFARQITDINGAQVTVPDHPQRIVLGESRMLYTLALLQPGYPAAHIAGWPADLAKYDPQSWQQYLARFPQLADIPQLGSGSIRELNAERVLQLKPDLVILPRLAKTGGEEARFRQVMQQAGVPVITVDLRVDLLHNTLPSIHILGEALNQPQRAQAFADFYQAHMQRIEQRLANRSGPRTRVMLHLHLGRRDTCCTTAVNGNLGQLVAFAGGDNIAAGTVKGVFGELNPEQALAAQPQVYIATGMADAQGEAKTVALGPLVSAAEAQQSFQRVMAAQPLLSQLTAVRAGRAGALWHNFYLSPYHVVATEWIAKMLYPQLFADVDPQQTLQQLYQRFLPLDFSGTFWSQLPQ, from the coding sequence ATGCGCAAGCTTTTACTTTTGCTGTTGTTGTTCAGCCATTCGCTTTTTGCCCGCCAGATCACTGACATCAACGGTGCGCAGGTCACTGTTCCGGACCATCCGCAGCGCATTGTGTTAGGCGAAAGTCGCATGCTCTATACGCTGGCGCTGCTGCAGCCGGGCTATCCGGCGGCGCATATCGCAGGCTGGCCTGCCGACCTGGCGAAGTACGATCCGCAAAGCTGGCAACAATACCTGGCGCGCTTTCCGCAGCTGGCCGATATTCCGCAGCTCGGCTCGGGCAGTATTCGTGAGCTGAACGCCGAGCGGGTGTTGCAGCTGAAGCCTGACCTGGTCATCCTGCCGCGCCTGGCGAAAACCGGCGGCGAGGAGGCGCGTTTCCGTCAGGTGATGCAGCAGGCGGGCGTACCGGTGATTACCGTCGATCTGCGCGTCGACCTGCTGCATAACACCCTGCCCAGCATCCACATTCTTGGCGAGGCGCTGAACCAGCCGCAGCGCGCGCAGGCGTTCGCCGACTTTTATCAGGCGCATATGCAGCGTATCGAACAGCGCCTGGCGAACAGGAGCGGCCCGCGCACCCGCGTGATGCTGCACCTGCATCTGGGCCGGCGCGACACCTGCTGCACCACGGCGGTGAACGGCAATCTCGGCCAGCTGGTCGCCTTCGCCGGCGGCGACAATATCGCGGCCGGCACGGTGAAAGGGGTGTTCGGCGAGCTGAACCCGGAGCAGGCGCTGGCCGCGCAGCCGCAAGTCTATATCGCCACCGGCATGGCCGATGCGCAGGGCGAAGCGAAAACCGTCGCGCTGGGGCCGCTGGTCAGCGCCGCCGAGGCGCAGCAGAGCTTTCAGCGCGTGATGGCCGCGCAGCCGCTGCTTAGCCAGTTAACGGCGGTGCGCGCCGGCCGCGCCGGTGCGCTGTGGCATAACTTCTATCTCAGCCCTTATCACGTCGTCGCGACCGAATGGATCGCGAAAATGCTTTACCCGCAGCTGTTTGCCGATGTCGATCCGCAGCAAACCCTGCAGCAACTTTACCAGCGCTTTTTGCCGCTGGATTTTTCAGGGACCTTCTGGAGTCAGTTACCACAATGA
- the kdpF gene encoding K(+)-transporting ATPase subunit F: MSTGIAAGVVLLFLLLGYLVYALINAEAF; the protein is encoded by the coding sequence GTGAGTACTGGAATTGCGGCCGGCGTCGTGCTGCTGTTTTTACTGCTGGGCTATCTGGTTTACGCCCTGATTAACGCGGAGGCGTTCTGA
- the kdpA gene encoding potassium-transporting ATPase subunit KdpA has translation MIASAFLLLASYLVVLMLLAHPLGRAMAGIVRDRPLLPTLEGALWRLCGAEKQSMSWQHYLLAILLFNGAGLALLLAILLTQQALPLNPLHLPNLSWHLALNTAVSFVTNTNWQSYGGESTLSPLSQMVGLTVQNFLSAATGIAVAFALMRGFANKSLVTLGNAWRDLARVTLYVLLPIGLIIALLLVSQGVVQTLSASVDVQTLEGAKQTLSLGPVASQEAIKMLGTNGGGFFNANSAHPFENPTALSNFIEMLAIFLIPAALCFTFGEVVSDRRQGHALLWAMTLMFIVAVAAVMWAELRGNPHFLTLGADSAINMEGKETRFGILNSSLFAVITTAASCGAVNAMHDSFTALGGMVPMWLMQLGEVVFGGVGAGLYGMLLFVVLAVFIAGLMIGRTPEYLGKKIDVREMKLTALAILVTPTLVLLGTALAMMSEAGRAGMANPGTHGFSEVLYAVSSAANNNGSAFAGLSANTPFWNLLLAFCMLVGRFGIIIPVLAIAGSLAAKKAQPVGSGTLPTHGALFVCLLIGTVLLVGALTFIPALALGPVAEHLQLISR, from the coding sequence ATGATTGCCTCGGCGTTTTTACTGTTGGCCAGCTATCTGGTGGTGCTGATGCTGCTGGCGCACCCGCTGGGCCGCGCGATGGCGGGCATCGTCCGCGACCGACCGCTGTTGCCGACGCTGGAAGGCGCGCTGTGGCGCCTGTGCGGCGCGGAAAAACAGAGCATGAGCTGGCAGCACTATCTGCTGGCGATTTTGCTGTTTAACGGCGCCGGCCTGGCGCTGCTGCTGGCAATTTTGCTGACGCAGCAGGCGCTGCCGCTCAATCCGCTGCATCTGCCGAACCTGAGCTGGCATCTGGCGCTGAACACCGCCGTCAGCTTTGTCACGAATACCAACTGGCAATCCTACGGCGGCGAAAGCACCCTCAGTCCGCTGAGCCAGATGGTCGGCCTGACGGTGCAAAACTTCCTGTCGGCGGCGACCGGTATCGCCGTCGCTTTTGCGCTGATGCGCGGCTTCGCCAATAAATCGCTGGTAACGCTTGGCAACGCCTGGCGCGATCTGGCACGCGTTACCCTCTATGTGCTGCTGCCGATCGGCCTGATTATCGCGCTGCTGCTGGTAAGCCAGGGCGTGGTGCAGACGCTGAGCGCCAGCGTCGATGTGCAAACACTGGAAGGGGCGAAGCAGACGCTGTCGCTGGGGCCGGTCGCCTCGCAGGAAGCGATAAAAATGCTGGGCACCAACGGCGGCGGGTTCTTTAACGCCAACTCGGCGCATCCGTTCGAAAACCCCACCGCGCTGAGCAATTTCATTGAAATGCTGGCGATTTTCCTTATCCCCGCGGCGCTCTGTTTCACCTTCGGCGAGGTCGTTAGCGATCGCCGTCAGGGGCACGCGCTGCTCTGGGCGATGACGCTTATGTTTATCGTCGCGGTGGCGGCGGTGATGTGGGCGGAGCTGCGCGGCAACCCGCACTTCCTGACGCTCGGCGCGGACAGCGCCATCAATATGGAAGGCAAAGAGACGCGCTTCGGCATCCTTAACTCCAGCCTGTTTGCGGTGATCACCACCGCCGCCTCGTGCGGCGCGGTCAACGCCATGCACGACTCCTTTACCGCGCTCGGCGGCATGGTGCCGATGTGGCTGATGCAGCTGGGCGAGGTGGTGTTCGGCGGCGTCGGCGCCGGGCTGTACGGCATGCTGCTGTTCGTGGTGCTGGCGGTGTTTATCGCCGGGCTGATGATCGGCCGCACGCCGGAATACCTCGGTAAAAAGATCGACGTGCGTGAAATGAAGCTGACCGCGCTGGCGATCCTGGTGACGCCCACGCTGGTGCTGCTCGGCACCGCACTGGCGATGATGAGCGAGGCGGGACGCGCCGGCATGGCGAATCCCGGCACCCACGGCTTCAGCGAAGTGCTGTACGCCGTCTCGTCGGCGGCCAACAACAACGGTAGCGCCTTCGCCGGGCTGAGCGCCAATACCCCTTTCTGGAACCTGCTATTAGCGTTCTGCATGCTGGTCGGCCGCTTCGGCATCATCATTCCGGTGCTGGCGATCGCCGGCTCGCTGGCGGCGAAAAAGGCGCAGCCGGTGGGCAGCGGCACGCTGCCGACCCACGGCGCGCTGTTTGTCTGTCTGCTGATCGGCACGGTGTTGCTGGTAGGCGCGCTGACCTTTATTCCTGCGCTGGCGCTGGGGCCGGTGGCAGAACATCTACAACTGATTTCGCGTTAA
- the kdpB gene encoding potassium-transporting ATPase subunit KdpB — translation MSRQQQALFDGALMRTAIIDAFKKLDPRVQFRNPVMFLVYFGSVLTTLLAAAMAAGQTAGDAGFTGSIALWLWFTVLFANFAEALAEGRSKAQASSLKGVKKTSFAKKLSAARHDADWQQVAAETLRKGDWVRVEAGDIIPCDGEVVEGGASVDESAITGESAPVIRESGGDFASVTGGTRILSDWLVIQCSVNPGETFLDRMIAMVEGAKRRKTPNEIALTILLISLTIVFLLATATLWPFSAWGGHAVSLTVLVALLVCLIPTTIGGLLSAIGVAGMSRMLGANVIATSGRAVEAAGDVDVLLLDKTGTITLGNRQATHFMPAPGVNEQQLADAAQLASLADETPEGRSIVVLAKQKFNLRERDLQSMDATFIPFSAQTRMSGVNVQQRSIRKGAVDAVRKHIAANHGVFPAEVDALVEEVARTGGTPLVVAENERVLGVVALKDIVKGGIRERFAELRKMGIKTVMITGDNPLTAAAIAAEAGVDDFLSEATPEAKLALIRQYQAEGRLVAMTGDGTNDAPALAQADVAVAMNSGTQAAKEAGNMVDLDSNPTKLLEVVHIGKQMLMTRGSLTTFSIANDVAKYFAIIPAAFAATYPQLNLLNVMHLHSPNSAILSAVIFNALVIVFLIPLALKGVSYRPLSAAALLRRNLWIYGVGGLLVPFAGIKLIDIALTLLGWA, via the coding sequence ATGAGTCGTCAACAACAGGCGCTGTTTGATGGGGCGCTGATGCGCACCGCCATCATCGATGCGTTTAAAAAGCTGGATCCGCGCGTGCAGTTCCGCAATCCGGTGATGTTCCTGGTTTATTTCGGCAGCGTGCTGACCACGCTGCTGGCGGCGGCGATGGCGGCCGGTCAGACGGCGGGCGACGCCGGTTTTACCGGTAGCATTGCGCTCTGGCTCTGGTTCACCGTGCTGTTCGCCAACTTCGCTGAAGCGCTGGCGGAAGGGCGCAGCAAGGCGCAGGCCAGCAGCCTGAAAGGGGTGAAAAAGACCAGCTTCGCGAAAAAACTCAGCGCGGCGCGGCACGACGCCGACTGGCAGCAGGTTGCGGCGGAAACCCTGCGTAAAGGCGACTGGGTGCGGGTAGAGGCGGGCGATATTATCCCCTGCGACGGCGAAGTGGTGGAAGGTGGCGCGTCGGTGGATGAGAGCGCCATTACTGGCGAATCGGCGCCGGTGATCCGCGAATCGGGCGGCGATTTTGCTTCGGTAACCGGGGGTACGCGCATTCTCTCCGACTGGCTGGTGATCCAGTGCAGCGTCAATCCGGGCGAAACCTTTCTTGACCGCATGATCGCCATGGTAGAAGGCGCGAAACGGCGCAAAACGCCCAATGAGATCGCGCTGACCATTCTGCTGATCTCGCTGACCATCGTCTTTCTGCTGGCGACCGCCACGCTCTGGCCGTTTTCCGCTTGGGGGGGCCACGCGGTCAGCCTGACGGTGCTGGTGGCGCTGCTGGTTTGTCTGATCCCTACCACCATCGGCGGGCTGCTGTCGGCGATCGGCGTGGCGGGGATGAGCCGCATGCTGGGCGCCAACGTCATCGCTACCAGCGGCCGCGCGGTAGAGGCGGCGGGCGATGTGGATGTACTGCTGCTGGATAAAACCGGCACCATCACCCTCGGCAACCGGCAGGCGACCCACTTTATGCCCGCGCCGGGCGTCAATGAGCAGCAGCTGGCAGATGCAGCGCAGCTCGCCTCGCTGGCGGATGAAACCCCGGAAGGGCGCAGTATCGTGGTGCTGGCGAAGCAGAAGTTCAACCTGCGCGAGCGCGATCTGCAGAGCATGGACGCCACTTTTATTCCTTTCTCGGCGCAGACGCGCATGAGCGGCGTCAATGTGCAGCAGCGCAGCATTCGCAAAGGGGCGGTGGACGCGGTGCGCAAGCATATCGCCGCTAATCACGGCGTTTTCCCCGCCGAGGTGGATGCGCTGGTGGAAGAGGTGGCGCGCACCGGCGGCACGCCGCTGGTGGTGGCGGAAAACGAGCGCGTGCTGGGCGTGGTGGCGCTGAAAGATATCGTTAAGGGCGGCATCCGCGAGCGCTTCGCCGAGCTGCGCAAAATGGGCATCAAAACCGTGATGATCACCGGCGATAACCCGCTGACCGCCGCGGCGATCGCCGCCGAAGCGGGCGTCGATGATTTTCTGTCGGAAGCGACGCCGGAAGCCAAGCTGGCGCTGATCCGTCAGTATCAGGCGGAAGGGCGGCTGGTGGCGATGACCGGTGACGGCACCAACGACGCCCCGGCGCTGGCCCAGGCGGATGTGGCGGTGGCGATGAACTCCGGCACCCAAGCGGCGAAAGAGGCGGGCAACATGGTCGATCTCGACTCTAACCCGACCAAGCTATTGGAAGTGGTGCATATCGGCAAACAGATGCTGATGACGCGCGGCTCGCTGACCACCTTTAGTATCGCCAATGACGTGGCGAAATATTTCGCCATTATTCCGGCCGCCTTCGCCGCCACCTATCCGCAGCTCAACCTGCTGAACGTGATGCATCTTCATTCGCCCAACTCGGCGATCCTGTCGGCGGTGATCTTTAACGCGCTGGTGATTGTGTTTCTGATCCCGCTGGCGCTGAAAGGCGTCAGCTATCGGCCACTGAGCGCGGCGGCGCTGCTGCGTCGCAACCTGTGGATTTATGGCGTCGGCGGCCTGCTGGTGCCCTTTGCCGGCATTAAGCTGATCGATATTGCGCTCACCCTGTTGGGCTGGGCCTGA
- the kdpC gene encoding potassium-transporting ATPase subunit KdpC has translation MYALRPAITLLILLTLLTGGLYPLLTTQLAQWLFPVQANGSLLQEGAAARGSALIGQAFSRHDYFWGRPSATGESPYNGAASSGSNLAASNPALDQAVSERIAQLRAANPQASRTVPVDLVTASGSGLDPHISPAAAQWQAPRVAAARHLSLETVQQLIEENSDRPLLKFLGEPGVNVVKLNMALDALSSGR, from the coding sequence ATGTACGCGTTACGTCCCGCTATTACCCTGTTGATTTTACTGACGCTGCTGACCGGCGGCCTTTACCCGTTGCTTACCACCCAGCTGGCGCAGTGGCTGTTTCCGGTGCAGGCCAACGGTTCGCTGCTGCAGGAGGGCGCCGCCGCGCGCGGCTCGGCGCTCATCGGCCAGGCTTTCAGCCGCCATGACTACTTCTGGGGCCGTCCGTCGGCGACCGGGGAGTCGCCGTATAACGGCGCCGCCTCGTCAGGCAGCAACCTGGCCGCCAGCAACCCGGCGCTGGACCAGGCGGTAAGCGAGCGCATTGCGCAGCTGCGCGCCGCCAACCCGCAGGCGAGCCGGACGGTGCCGGTCGATCTGGTTACTGCCTCCGGCAGCGGGCTGGATCCGCATATCTCGCCGGCGGCGGCGCAGTGGCAGGCGCCGCGCGTGGCGGCGGCGCGGCACCTCTCGCTGGAGACCGTGCAGCAGCTGATTGAGGAAAATAGCGATCGTCCGCTGCTGAAATTTCTTGGCGAGCCGGGGGTGAATGTGGTGAAACTGAATATGGCGCTGGATGCGCTGTCGTCAGGGCGCTGA
- a CDS encoding TIGR00645 family protein — protein MERFTENLMYASRWLLAPVYIGLSLGLLALTIKFFQEILHLLPNILDIAENDLILLLLSLVDMTLVGGLLVMVMLSGYENFVSRLDIDEHKEKLSWLGKMDSGSLKNKVAASIVAISSIHLLRVFMEARNVDNDKLMWYVIIHLTFVLSAFVMGYLDAMSRQGKKDH, from the coding sequence ATGGAACGCTTCACCGAAAACCTGATGTATGCATCGCGCTGGCTGCTGGCTCCGGTTTACATCGGTCTGTCGCTGGGTCTGCTGGCGCTGACCATTAAGTTTTTTCAGGAAATCCTGCATCTGCTGCCCAATATTCTCGATATTGCGGAAAACGATCTGATTCTGCTGCTGCTGTCGCTGGTGGACATGACGCTGGTAGGCGGCCTGCTGGTGATGGTGATGCTCTCCGGCTATGAAAACTTCGTTTCCCGGCTCGATATCGATGAGCATAAAGAGAAGCTGAGCTGGCTGGGTAAAATGGATTCAGGCTCGCTGAAGAACAAAGTGGCGGCCTCGATTGTGGCGATCTCCTCGATTCACCTGCTGCGGGTGTTTATGGAGGCGCGCAATGTCGATAACGATAAGCTGATGTGGTATGTGATTATTCACCTCACCTTCGTACTGTCGGCGTTCGTGATGGGCTATCTGGACGCGATGTCGCGCCAGGGCAAAAAAGATCACTGA
- a CDS encoding DcrB-related protein, with amino-acid sequence MPDYTLQDCNVTVPDAFRDRTMNLFTLSHTGANEFTFVISRAAASADDTLESVSSRLAEELDNTLEKVSLFHARLIDLAGKQALELFYRFSSGQSAIFQKQRVVLIHDGNTGKKLLCFIGTCPNAFDDYYSRIYDSITDSVTFSGGSSPETEIERQIPADSQEIFFTFDRDSREFFVFKGISELYASINLTRARNGDYLFFDSNGASLMLAPVLRGGSAGRYALWEIAGSKKSAIISSLLLAQSIRGISGIETLSALEDYISQRMNRE; translated from the coding sequence ATGCCTGATTATACCTTGCAGGATTGCAATGTTACGGTGCCCGACGCTTTTCGCGACCGCACGATGAACCTTTTTACCCTCAGCCATACTGGCGCAAATGAATTTACCTTCGTGATATCACGGGCGGCAGCAAGCGCTGATGATACGCTGGAATCCGTATCATCCAGGCTTGCAGAAGAGCTGGATAACACGCTGGAAAAGGTCTCCCTTTTTCATGCCCGTTTGATAGATCTCGCTGGTAAGCAGGCACTGGAACTCTTTTACCGCTTCAGTTCAGGTCAAAGCGCTATTTTCCAGAAACAGCGGGTGGTGTTAATACATGATGGTAATACAGGGAAAAAGCTTCTCTGCTTTATTGGCACTTGTCCTAATGCCTTTGATGATTATTACAGCCGAATTTATGACAGCATAACGGACAGCGTTACTTTCTCAGGGGGATCCTCTCCGGAAACAGAAATTGAAAGACAAATTCCTGCTGACAGTCAGGAAATATTCTTCACGTTTGACCGCGACAGCCGTGAATTCTTTGTCTTTAAAGGTATATCTGAGCTGTATGCCAGCATTAATCTGACCCGTGCCAGGAACGGCGATTATCTGTTTTTTGACAGCAACGGCGCATCGCTGATGCTTGCGCCAGTTCTGCGCGGCGGCAGTGCTGGTCGCTATGCTTTATGGGAAATAGCAGGTAGTAAAAAAAGCGCGATCATATCCAGCTTACTGTTAGCCCAAAGCATTCGCGGTATCAGCGGTATAGAAACCCTATCGGCCCTGGAAGATTACATCAGCCAGCGGATGAATAGGGAATGA